In Megachile rotundata isolate GNS110a unplaced genomic scaffold, iyMegRotu1 scaffold0089, whole genome shotgun sequence, a single genomic region encodes these proteins:
- the LOC143266191 gene encoding uncharacterized protein LOC143266191, whose protein sequence is MDIGRQNQQLTTALCMRDMGLVFSYKFNPTVGRLCLLCMAPTHSEAKRQWWSAGSHFHIKRDYALGKTRCLRCKKRLAHTMLAIACSECTNKILQMDDEDVEAFEAGVPLNTEDTFRITELENTTSGTARMGLNTY, encoded by the exons ATGGACATCGGACGACAAAATCAGCAACTAACCACTGCACTCTGCATGAGAGACATGGGGCTGGTATTCTCTTATAAATTCAACCCTACCGTAGGGAGGCTATGCTTGCTTTGCATGGCACCCACCCACTCCGAGGCGAAAAGGCAGTGGTGGAGCGCAG GGTCGCACTTCCACATCAAGAGGGACTACGCCCTAGGAAAAACCCGGTGCCTCAGATGCAAGAAGAGGCTGGCACACACCATGCTAGCCATAGCCTGCTCTGAGTGCACCAATAAAATTCTTCAGATGGATGACGAGGATGTGGAAGCGTTCGAAGCGGGAGTACCTCTGAACACCGAGGACACCTTCCGCATCACGGAACTGGAAAATACAACATCGGGGACCGCGCGAATGGGTTTAAACACCTACTAG